ACCACGGTCAGCACGATGCTGGTGGGCACCTGCAGGCCGACCGGCGAGTCGTCGATCACCTGCACGTAATAGCCTTCGGTGTCCTCGACGATGTAGCCGGCGTTGTCGCCGACCAGTTCGGGCGAGAGCAGGTACTGGGTGTAATCCTCCGCATCCATGAAGACGAACGCGTCGCCATCCATGTACGAGAAGTTTGCCGCGCGGCGAACCAGGTCCATCTCGCGCAACTCGTCATCGGCACGCAGGCTGAGATCGAACTTGCGTGCGCCGGGGATCGAATACAGGGTGAAGCGGAAGGTGACGTTGCCGCCACGCGCGCTGGGCGAGCTGCGCTCGATGTCACGCACCTGGTAGACGGTGCCGTCGTGCTCGACCACGTTGCCTTTCTTGACGTCGGAAGCTTTCATAAGTCAGGAGTGAGTTCAGAGGAGTGAGAAGTGAGAGAAGAGCAAAGGCGTGTGGTGAAGCGGCATGAGGCGAGTTCTCTCTCACTCCTCTCCACTCACTCCTCGCTTATTTGGGTTGCAGCCGCACCGCGCCATCCAGCCGGATCGTCTCGCCATTGATATAGCGATTGCCCAGGATGAAGGCGACGGTGCTGGCGTATTCGTTGGGCTGGCCCAGGCGCGACGGGAACGGGATCGAGGCGGACAGCGACTGCCGCACGGACTCGGGCATGCCGTCGACCATCGGGGTCCAGAAGATGCCCGGGGCGATGGTCGCCACGCGGATGCCGAAGCGGGCCAGTTCGCGCGCCATCGGCAGGGTCATGCCGACCACGCCGCCTTTAGATGCCGAGTAGGCGGCCTGGCCGATCTGGCCTTCGTAGGCGGCGACGGAAGCGGTGTTGATGATCACGCCGCGCTCGCCGTCCTCGCCCGCCTCGTTGTTCTGCATCAGCGCGGCGCCGGCTTTGGCCACGTTGAAGCTGCCGACCAGATTCACCATCACGGTGCCGGAGAAGGTGGCCAGCGGCATCGCGCCTTCCTTGCCCAGCACGCGCCCCGCGCCCAGGATGCCGGCGCAGTTGATCACCACGTTGAGCCCGCCCATCGCGTGGTGCGCGGCGGCGACGTTGGTGGCCACGCCGTCCTCGGAGGTGACGTCGGTGCGGAAGAAGCAGGCGGCGTCACCCAGTTCCTTCGCGGCGGCGTGGCCCTTGTCCTCGTTGACGTCGAACAGCGCGACCTGGCCGCCGTGGGCGACGAAATGCTGCGCTACCGCATGGCCGAGGCCGGAAGCCCCGCCGGTGATGATTGCCTTGACCTGATCGAGCTGCATGGGAAATCCTTGCTACCAGTGCCGAAAAACCGC
This is a stretch of genomic DNA from Rhodanobacter sp. FDAARGOS 1247. It encodes these proteins:
- the yeiP gene encoding elongation factor P-like protein YeiP, yielding MKASDVKKGNVVEHDGTVYQVRDIERSSPSARGGNVTFRFTLYSIPGARKFDLSLRADDELREMDLVRRAANFSYMDGDAFVFMDAEDYTQYLLSPELVGDNAGYIVEDTEGYYVQVIDDSPVGLQVPTSIVLTVVDTAPEMKGSSATKRNKPAKLNTGIEVQVPEYISNDEKVWVNTLTGEFAGRA
- a CDS encoding SDR family NAD(P)-dependent oxidoreductase is translated as MQLDQVKAIITGGASGLGHAVAQHFVAHGGQVALFDVNEDKGHAAAKELGDAACFFRTDVTSEDGVATNVAAAHHAMGGLNVVINCAGILGAGRVLGKEGAMPLATFSGTVMVNLVGSFNVAKAGAALMQNNEAGEDGERGVIINTASVAAYEGQIGQAAYSASKGGVVGMTLPMARELARFGIRVATIAPGIFWTPMVDGMPESVRQSLSASIPFPSRLGQPNEYASTVAFILGNRYINGETIRLDGAVRLQPK